A window from Crocosphaera sp. UHCC 0190 encodes these proteins:
- a CDS encoding family 10 glycosylhydrolase, giving the protein MLGNSIIPLTQIKAVQAAIGNYCQFSPDAIAMKENFLQTALKGDPEDTKNYQILVRKQAEELRRCRAQTWPQEQAIWLRFYPCDVRPGSVEAVLDRIVNKGYNTVYVEVFADSQVLLPPADNPTPWDTVVRTPGAERVDLLAQAIQKGRERGLKVYAWVFTLNFGYVYAQRSDRQSVLARNGKGQDSTKFVHDQSQAFVDPYNRQAQTDYYSLLQAVLKRRPDGVLFDYVRYPRGTGTQSAVGKVKDLWIYSAASQQAFYERGLNNKGRDLIQRYVTKGYITVNDVLEVDKIYPDEGSPLWQGRVPPATEGKDSLQVRYQRLKTDLWYLAVAHAAQGVINFVSFAASAVERNGIPAGAVFFPDGNQLVGDRGFDSRLQAWDKFPPSLEFHPMAYGLCKDAACIVKQVERVVKMSPPKVKITPAIAGVWGKTQDNRPTLETQMAAIRAKFPQLRSLSHFAFSWQEPEFDQSRRFCR; this is encoded by the coding sequence ATTCTGGGAAATTCCATAATTCCCCTGACACAAATCAAGGCCGTACAAGCAGCAATAGGGAATTATTGTCAATTTTCTCCTGATGCGATCGCTATGAAGGAAAATTTCTTACAAACAGCCCTAAAAGGTGATCCAGAAGACACAAAAAACTATCAAATTTTAGTGCGAAAACAGGCTGAAGAATTACGTCGTTGTCGCGCCCAAACTTGGCCCCAAGAACAAGCAATTTGGTTACGCTTCTATCCCTGTGATGTGCGTCCTGGTTCCGTTGAGGCAGTGTTAGATCGTATTGTTAATAAGGGTTATAATACGGTTTATGTAGAGGTTTTTGCTGATAGTCAGGTCTTGTTACCTCCCGCAGATAACCCGACCCCTTGGGACACCGTTGTGCGGACACCAGGGGCCGAAAGAGTAGATTTGTTAGCCCAAGCTATCCAAAAGGGACGAGAACGGGGACTTAAAGTCTATGCTTGGGTATTTACCCTAAATTTTGGCTATGTCTATGCTCAACGAAGCGATCGCCAATCTGTCTTAGCAAGGAATGGCAAGGGACAAGATAGCACTAAGTTTGTTCATGATCAATCTCAGGCCTTTGTTGATCCCTATAATCGTCAAGCCCAAACTGACTATTACAGTCTACTGCAAGCTGTTCTCAAACGGCGACCCGATGGGGTATTATTCGATTATGTACGCTACCCTAGAGGCACAGGAACCCAGTCAGCAGTGGGAAAGGTCAAGGATCTTTGGATTTATAGTGCAGCCTCTCAACAAGCGTTCTATGAACGGGGTTTAAATAACAAAGGACGGGATTTAATTCAACGTTACGTCACGAAAGGCTATATTACGGTTAATGATGTCTTAGAAGTGGATAAAATCTATCCTGATGAGGGTTCCCCTTTATGGCAAGGGCGTGTCCCTCCGGCAACAGAAGGAAAAGACTCGTTACAAGTGCGCTATCAACGGTTAAAGACAGATTTGTGGTATCTTGCCGTTGCCCATGCTGCCCAAGGTGTCATCAATTTTGTCTCTTTTGCAGCTTCAGCAGTAGAACGTAACGGTATCCCTGCGGGGGCGGTGTTTTTTCCTGATGGGAATCAATTAGTCGGAGACAGAGGGTTTGACTCTCGTTTGCAAGCATGGGATAAATTTCCCCCTTCTTTAGAGTTTCATCCTATGGCCTATGGACTCTGCAAGGATGCTGCTTGTATTGTTAAACAAGTGGAACGGGTCGTGAAAATGTCTCCCCCTAAAGTTAAAATTACTCCGGCGATCGCCGGAGTATGGGGCAAAACTCAAGATAACCGTCCCACTTTAGAGACACAAATGGCAGCAATTCGGGCTAAGTTTCCTCAACTGCGATCGCTTAGTCATTTTGCCTTTTCTTGGCAAGAACCAGAATTTGATCAAAGTCGGCGATTTTGTCGATAA
- the psb27 gene encoding photosystem II protein Psb27, translated as MFFKSYLSRLLALILVAVISLTGCANSSTGLTGNYSQDTLNVIETLTTALDLPKDADNIKEIQSLAKEQINDYISRYRRNNSSGGLRSFTTMQTALNSLAGYYTSYGSRPIPEKLKTRLKQELKQAEVAVKRGI; from the coding sequence ATGTTTTTCAAATCCTACTTATCGCGCCTTCTTGCCCTCATTTTAGTGGCAGTCATTTCTCTGACGGGTTGTGCTAATAGTTCAACGGGACTTACTGGCAATTATAGTCAAGATACCCTAAACGTCATTGAAACTCTAACCACAGCCCTTGATTTACCCAAGGATGCTGACAATATAAAAGAGATTCAGTCTTTAGCTAAAGAGCAAATTAATGATTATATTTCTCGCTATCGACGCAATAATTCATCCGGTGGCCTTCGTTCCTTTACCACCATGCAAACGGCGTTAAATTCTTTAGCTGGTTATTACACCTCCTATGGTAGTCGCCCCATTCCTGAAAAATTAAAAACCCGTTTAAAACAAGAGTTAAAACAAGCAGAAGTCGCTGTTAAACGCGGAATCTAA